Within Saccharomyces paradoxus chromosome X, complete sequence, the genomic segment ATTTAACGCGTTTGGACTAAAAGAACGAAAGCATTATAGGTGACGACTAGTAATGTTTCCAATCTTGGCACGGGGGGAAGCTTTCTTTCCAGTGGTTCGTTAGGTTAGCCGATAGACTGTCAGTGGTCATTTCTTCTCTAGTTCTCTCAGCTGTATCGGAGATCATACGTGGCGTGAACGTGTCATTgtatgcatatatatatatatatatatataagtatATTTAGAAGACCTCCAAATACTTTACTGTGCAACCAACTGTAGGGGATTCCATTAGCATTGTAGTGTCACTCAATAATTGTAAACTGTTGACCTCGCCATTCCGAAGGCCTCTTTCTCGTCAAGAATGCACTGCAGTATATACGTAATCGAGGCATGCTTCCTCTTACAAACAGTTGTGTATCATAGAAAGAAATGATGAAAGTATAGGAGTTATCTCGACgttaaaaaagaagaagcagctTGTTGTTCTTTATTGATTGATTACTTGCGTTACTGgaagttttattttgtacTTTTTTACATTTATGAGTAACTACTAGTGGTCGTTAATATTCATCGAATGAAATTTTAGTTTGAGGCCAAAGGTGAGATAAGAACTTTACTGATAAAGACAAATAAAACTTGCAAGGATTGGGACGACCATAATATCTAAAGGGTTATAGTGTTTTCACAAGTGCCACATGTGGAAGCATTTAAGCAATACACAAGCAGAAAGACAGCAGGATTTGCATATTGCTTATTCCTGGTaccttttcatttccatAACCTCTGATTTCTCATACGGATTTTGAACATCAGTTACTGATAGAGGGCCCTTCCCTACTTTTCAGCAAATGTGTCATTAAGAAATGTCCCTAGAACGACACTTTTTGCAAGCTACTAGAAACACCCACTTCTAGTAGCTTTTCGTGACGAATGAAACCGCGTGATCTTGTGCAACGTTATCCTAAAAGCTCATAACGTCTTCTTGTTATCTCAGCCTCGCCACCCTTATCTTATCATAGCGGCCTTTTACTTTCCCCTTTGGGCAAAATACGATACAGCCTTCCAAGGTCGGCCAAGAAAGTCTATgacatataaaagaaacGGGTACCCCAAATGTGTGTTTTTCCACCGTAAGGACCATCTTGTATCATCATATTAAGGAATCATCCATCTGTCAATTACATTATGATTGCCTTAGCAGAAGAGAAGGCCCCTAGAAAATCCCTATGGCAAAGGCATAGAGCCTTTCTTAGTGGAATAGTTGCTCTTATCATTATCGGCACATTCCTCCTTACCTCAGGTTTCCATCCAGCACCACCCCATGAGGCAAAGCGTCCACACCATGGTAAAGGCCCCAAACACTCACCCAAATGTGAGAAGATTGAAGCATTAAGTCCATCATTTAAACACTCTGTCGACACAATTCTCCATGACCCTGCGTTTAGAAACGGctctattgaaaaactgtCCAACGCTGTTAGAATCCCCACTGTAGTCCAAGACAAAAACCCCAACCCTGCAGATGATCCGGATTTCTACAAGCATTTTTATGAATTGCACGACTATTTTGAAGAGACTTTCCCTAATATTCACAAGCATTTGAAATTGGAGAAAGTCAATGAGCTGGGTCTTCTGTACACATGGGAAGGTTCAGATCCTGATTTGAAACCATTATTGTTAATGGCTCATCAAGATGTTGTACCTGTAAACAACGAAACTCTGTCGTCCTGGAATTTCCCTCCATTTTCTGGCCATTATGATCCAGAAACCGATTTTGTTTGGGGGCGTGGTTCTAACGATTGTAAGAACTTACTGATTGCCGAGTTTGAAGCTATTGAACAATTGTTGATAGACGGATTCAAGCCCAACAGAACTGTTGTCATGTCTCTTGGTTTTGACGAGGAAGCTAGCGGCACTCTCGGTGCTGCCAGCTTAGCCTCCTTTCTTCACGAAAGATATGGTGATGATGGTATTTACAGTATCATTGACGAAGGTGAAGGTATCATGGAAGTCGACAAGGATGTCTTTGTTGCCACTCCAATCAACGCTGAAAAAGGCTATGTCGACTTCGAAGTCAGTATTCTAGGCCATGGTGGTCATTCTTCTGTCCCACCTGATCATACCACAATCGGTATCGCTTCGGAATTGATCACTGAATTTGAAGCTAACCCATTTGACTACGAATTTGAGTTTGATAATCCGATTTATGGATTGTTGACATGTGCTGCAGAACATTCTAAATCTTTAAGTAACGATGTGAAGAAAACGATTTTGGGCGCACCATTCTGTCCTAGAAGGAAGGACAAACTTGTTGAATATATTTCTGAACAAGCTCATTTGCGCAGTTTAATAAGAACTACACAAGCTGTGGATATCATCAACGGTGGTGTTAAAGCTAATGCTCTGCCCGAAACTACGAGATTCTTGATTAATCACAGAATCAATTTACACTCTTCCGTCGCTGAAGTCTTCGAAAGAAATATAGAGTACGCAAAGAAGATTGCTGAGAAGTATGGCTATGGTTTATCTAAGAACGGCGATGATTTCATTATCCCTGAAACCGACTTAGGCCACATTGACATTACTCTCTTGAGAGAATTGGAACCAGCACCACTATCACCAAGTTCAGGCCCTGTTTGGGACATTTTGGCGGGTACCATCCAAGACGTTTTTGAAAACGGTGTTTTACAAAACAACGAAGAATTTTATGTGACTACCGGTTTATTCTCCGGTAATACCGATACCAAATACTACTGGAATTTGTCCAAGAACATTTATAGGTTTGTTGGCTctattattgatattgatttACTCAAGACTTTACATTCCGTTAATGAACACGTGGATGTCCCAGGTCATTTATCCGCCATTGCCTTTGTTTACGAGTACATCGTTAATGTTAACGAATATGCTTGAGTAATAAAAGCGCAAAGACTGAATaattaaagaatttttttttttaattttttttttttcatagaactttttatttaaataaATCACGTCTATATATGTATCAGTATaacgtaaaaaaaaacaccGTCAGttaaacaaaatataaaaaacaaagaacTGTCAAACCGAAAACTaaaatgatgataataatgTGACCATATAATTATTTAAATCAAATCAAAACCACTTGAGTAAAGGCAGTGAAGATGGCCAAAATATAATACCATACACCGTTTTGCATCTTCGTTAGAGCAATACCATTGGATTTTGAAGTGGTAGAAGGTGCAGTGGCAGAAATGCTCACCAATTGAGAAGAATAGGTTTCGCTTTCAGGAACTGCAGCTAGTAACTCGTTAACGGTATCAGCGGAAACGGTTCCATTGAATGGGGTGGCATCGGATATGAAAGAGACGACATTTCCGCTGGAATCAAAAACAACACCACCTTTCATGGTTCCTGTagtatttcttgaaatatatCCGTAAGATTGGATACCAGTACCCAAATCTTCAATCCCTTGGAAAGTATGGAAGGTAGAGTAGAGATGGTTTTTTTCCGTACCGTTCATAGCTTCGAAAATATCATATTCACCACATCCACTAGCCCAACATGAACAATTGGCATTGGTTGGATATTGAGAAGTCCTTGCAATATGGTCATTCAGCAACCAAATAGCAGGCAAGTCATAGTACCCAATAGAACTGCTGTTTTTCTCAGTTTCAGTAGGCATTTCGAACTCGAACAGAAACATTTTTGTTGTACCACCGTACCCATAGTAAGCTGGAATACCACTACGATAAACACCACAACCCTTGTCATATCCTGATTTTGGACATGAGACATTTGAGTAGATTATATATTCTTGAtcagaagaaatcaaagtACCATCTGCCAAAACAGTAGCCTCACTGGCGCTGCCAGTACCGTTGGAACTAGCGTAGGACAAAGCATTTCCTAAACAAGGAGATGCTTCACCTCCGTGGTTTAGGAAAGTAACGTTATCGGCGGTTTTGGAACTGGATTCGTAGTAGGCGAGACGGTTCCAATCAGAAGAGCTTCTACTGTTGTTGACAGTAAATCCAGAGGAAGTGTAGAAAGCAAATTGTTTCAACTGCAATGGTCCACGGAAATGAACAGATAAATAGTCAGCTAGTGGAGCGTTTTTACCACTAAACCATACTCTGTCACCCACTTCACACGTACAGGAGTCATTATTGGTGATATCTTTAAACTTATTCACATTTACGTAAGATCCTGTGAAACCAACATTTGTGAAATCCAACTTTTGGTAAGACTGAGGTCCGCTTGCAGCAACTGTGTGCAGCATAAACACACACACGGAAAGGACTATACTCTGTAACATTTCCTATTTGAGCTTTTGTAGTACTTGTATTGGTTTATATTCTACAATGGCTGCTTCCTTTGATAAGGATTGTTTCTCGAGGATTTTCAGGTTTATAAATAACCTAAGCTCGGCAACAtagacaaaaagaaaagggcGGAGCCaagacttgaaaaaaatatgaaaaaaggaacCCTTGCAGATAAAGCAAAATTGTGAAATGGAGGCTGTGGAAGAGAAAGAGGCTGATATCaatttttgtctttttatcTATCTAACGGGTTTTCTTACACAGGAGAACTACAAATATTATGAGTATGGAGTCGACAAGGAGACCGAGCAAAGACCGTAGATTCCAGTCGCGGAAGCTCTTACGTAATAAATCGTGCGACTCTAGGACATCGTGGGCTACCTTCTTCAGAAACGCGTAACGGTATTTCTTCAAGGTGTCCTCTTCGTCTTCGACTTGTTCCGCGTTCACGTTTAGAAAAGAGGACGGCATGCTGTTTTTGCTATCGTAATACTCTTCGCTGTTGCTATCACTGAAATCCTGCATGGCGCGGATCTCTTGGAGaacttcttcctttatGGGTATGACCGACTTTTTTGTTATGACTTCATATTCATAAAATCCTGGGTATTCGTCTTCTTGCAAGTCTTGGAATTCCAGTTCATGCGGTTGCCAAAACTGTAAGAACCACCAGCTTAAAAGATTCACCAACCAGAAAATGGGGCACAAGACGCCAAAAACGAAAAATCTTGGCAGCCAAGGTTGGACAGGTACACTCATTTTACATGATTTACATTGACAAtggtattttttcatccaagGATTCTCATCGTTCTCGAAGGGCGCGACCAGTTGTCTTGTCTTATTCTTACTGCTTGGTACTAAAGTCGTCATGTTTCTTCTCGTCATTCTTAGCAGTTTTGTGATCACGGGTACaaagataatataataGAAGACTACTCTTGACGACGCTAACCCTTTATATGCTCCGCATATATCCTTCGCTTTCATTGCAGTTAACATGTAAATTTCCCGATGCGGTAATTACGTTTCAAAGTCATTTCAACTCACATATTGAcagcaaaaaaataaaaacactTGAAACGTacgattttttcaagagtAATATTTGTCGAGAAGGTGTGTCACATTATCTATCATTATACCGTTACTTATGACCCAATAATGTGCATATTTAAATATACACCAAAAATGGATGAGGAAATAAACGGtgaaggcaaaaaaaaatttacttaTTACAAATCGCAATTACAATTACAGTACAAGACTTCCTTTAGGACAGAGAACGTAAAACAGCCCTAAATATGCATGTCTAATTAATTATGATGATGTTGAAGGTGGAGGAGAAGACattcttgttgttgctgaTGTTAATGCCAACGcctttttttgcttcttcttgagAATTATCTTATCCATATATGATTTTATGAATTCTTTAACTTTAtgccttttttctttggttaaGTCATCAGGCGGTCCCCTTGAGGAATCCTTTTTCAGCTCCTTTGTGGTTAGGATTTTCACGATGTCTTTAGCACATTGTTTAATGTTTTCATGATCAAATTGTTTGCTTTGTGAGTTACTTCTTATTAAGTTTGGCACAAAGGATGCAAAGAATTTATTCCAGTTGTGCTCTAATCTTTGGGATTGGGAAGccgtttttcttttcaaacgCTTGGCTTCTTTTGCTTCCACTAGTTTTTTAGCCTCTTCCTTTTGTAGTTCCTTCTGTTTGTTCGCTTCTGCTATAATGTCCTCCAACAcgctttttctttcattctCAAGCTTTAACTTTTGCTTCAGACTTTCTAATTCCTCTTGCTTTGCTCTTTCTAGCGCAATTCTTTCGTATTCCAgtcttttttgctttttcctCTCATATTCTTCGTCACTCAGCTTATGTTTCTTAGTGTCTAAAGCACTAGACGTTTTTGAAATTCCACCGCTACTTGGGGAATTTATCTGTGTGCTTGACCTGGAACTGAAGACCTTAGATGATCCCGTAGGCGGATAATGTAGTTTCGTTTTCTGTTCTGCATTATAATACAACGGACGACCGTTTTCATGAATGATCTCCCAGCCTGGAGGTAGTCTCACCCTTCTCAAATCTACCATTTTACTCGATGCAACGTTCATGTCTTTTTTCGTGatccttttatatgtttcaAATTTCGACCATTTCTCCAACAATTCGTCACATTTTGGCTTTAAAAGTGGACACTTTTCAGGCAGGGCCTTTACtacattatcaatttgTGACAATTCAATGCCATTTCGAGTTGTCTTTGGTAATTCCAACAAGAAATCTAAAATTCCTTTTATCAACTTTTTATCGTCTTCCTCAATgtcactttctttttcgtcGCGCTGCGGCTGTTCTGTGATGAATAATTTAAGCATTTTACTAAAACAGGTGTAACCATGTAATTTGATAGCCTGATGACGAAGAGAATCATCATCGATGGTGAAAAGTCTCTTTAAAAGTTTAGATGCAATAATCTTATTATCCTGCTGCAGTAATACACTCATAATCTTCGTCACATCCACTGGGTTGTCGATAGGTTGGATCTCcaaagaatgaagaaattcaatatttatgttttcgttttcattctttattattggTTCACCGCTtaacttcttcaactttagccattttttctccatGGAAACGGTTACTCCTAAGGCATCAGCGATGTTCTGAGGCAATAAGGATGCCGCGTCTGTTTGAGTCTTACCACCGAGAAACCCAATACAATTTGGCTCTTCACAGTAACATTTTTGAGCTTGAGCGCCATAACGATCCACATTGTAATCAAAAGTGATTTCTTCAccttttaaaattttcctttgagCAAAAATACCCATGCGTAGTTTACCCTTTACAACCCATTTATTAACATATGCATTTGGACTGCAAGAGTGATTGCAAAATCTAGCCAGTGAACCTTTTATTGTGGCATCAATGAATTCGCCATTCTGTAACAtcataaaataaaaatgctTAAAATGACGTTGGTCGTAGTCTATTAACCTATCTCTAAACTCCATCTCCTCAATCACCTCACCTTTGTACTCATAAATGAACTGGTTGGCTTCTATATCCTGTTCCGCTCTTACGCCATACCCTTTATGCTTCGTCTTAAATATGGCTATCGGAGCGTACTGCTTCTTTTGGAATCGCTGGTTTTGGCAATCATTACCACAAGATGAACACAAATCGTTCACACATTCTATCAAGGTAAGCCTATTGATACAATCAGAATCCTCGTCACAGGCATGGTTTACACCGTCTGAGAATTCTTCATAACAGTCGCACTCCATGAAATCATTATTCTTAAATGTTCCGATCCTCTTATTTGCGTATATACAGTCATCcaagttttcaaatttggTCAGTGCTTCCTGTGTCAGATCAGGCTCTTGATCAAAAAGCTTCTGAGGTTTATGGCCCTCAGCGTTGTGATTcactatttctttttcatcttccgACGCACCAACACTTTGGTTCTTCGACATGATCACGTAAAACAACAACCAGGGAAAGGAGAAAAGTTTAGCAGCACAACTATGCAGTTTTCTATCACACTGTCAAAAGCCCCTTTAAAAAGCTGCCAACGTGACCTTGTATTATGATGAATAATCACCAAATTGGCAATAATTCTAATAGTTTCTTAGAATTTTTCACATGTTTGTagtgaataaaaaaaaacccgTTAAAGGTGATATACATCACGTGACCGATTTTATAAAAGTGCGAATATTGTGCTTATCACTGAGATATAGAGAACTGTGTGGGAGGACTCTAAGTAGTTATGTCCACTATCCTCTGCGCCAGCTTCAACTATTGATGGCCTAGCATGCAATACCCTTGGGCactctcttttcaatagtCGAAGTTAGCTTCTTCTCGTCGGTTCTAAACGAAACGCCTTGTTGAAAAAGACCGATAAATAGAGGAAGCAACGGCaggaaatatatataaacgCACGTCGAAATTGGTGCTTGATGGGAGATTATCTTTCTACctgttttcaatattaaCTTGAGAAAGTCGACCAAAGCGTATTGGACTCACACAAGCACAAAATACACAAAAACATTAATTAGAAATGGCTTcggaaaaagaaattagaaGAGAGAGATTCTTAAACGTTTTCCCTAAATTAGTGGAGGAATTGAACGCATCGCTTTTGGCTTATGGTATGCCCAAGGAAGCATGTGACTGGTACGCTCACTCTTTGAACTACAACACTCCAGGCGGCAAATTAAATAGAGGTTTATCCGTTGTGGACACGTATGCCATTCTCTCCAACAAGACTGTTGAACAATTGGGACAAGAAGAATACGAAAAGGTTGCCATTCTGGGTTGGTGCATTGAGTTGTTACAAGCTTACTTCTTGGTCGCCGATGATATGATGGACAAGTCCATTACCAGAAGAGGCCAACCATGTTGGTACAAGGTCCCTGAAGTTGGGGAAATTGCTATCAATGATGCATTCATGTTAGAGGCTGCCATCTACaaacttttgaaatctCACTTCAGAAACGAAAAATACTACATAGATATCACCGAATTGTTCCATGAAGTCACCTTCCAGACCGAATTGGGCCAATTGATGGACTTAATCACTGCGCCTGAAGACAAAGTCGACTTGAGCAAGTTCTCTCTAAAGAGGCACTCCTTCATAGTTACTTTCAAGACCGCTTACTATTCTTTCTATTTGCCTGTTGCCTTGGCTATGTACGTTGCCGGTGTGACCGATGAAAAGGACTTGAAACAAGCCAAGGATGTCTTGATTCCATTGGGTGAATACTTCCAAATTCAAGATGACTACTTGGACTGTTTCGGTACCCCAGAACAAATCGGTAAGATCGGTACAGATATCCAAGATAACAAATGTTCTTGGATTATCAACAAGGCGCTAGAACTTGCTTCAGCCgaacaaagaaagatttTGGACGAAAATTACGGTAAAAAGGACTCAAGCGCAGAAGCCAAATGtaaaaagattttcaatGACTTGAAAATCGACCAGTTATACCACGAATATGAAGAGTCTGTTGCCAAGGATTTGAAGGCCAAGATCTCCCAAGTCGACGAGTCTCGTGGCTTCAAAGCCGACGTCTTAACTGCGTTTTTGAACAAGGTTTACAAGAGAAGTAAATAAGACTGGAAGCGTTCAATCGATAAAAATTGGAATACAGATTAGATAAGGACCATGTATAAGAAATATATACTTCCACTATAATATAGTATAAGCTTACAGATAATTATCTCTTGATTTACCGTTACACGTGACTAAAGGACGCTTTTTCTCAGCCAATGAaagtgaagaaaaacttgatCGGAAATTACGGGTAGTACGTAAAAGGAACTTGAGCCACCCCCCAAAAATTTACCCATATAATAATAGGAAAGCAACAACCTCATATCCCAGACATCGTTTACTTCGACAACGTCCAGTTAAAAGTGTGAAGTCGTACGCCAAGTATAACTACATAACATAAACACAACACAAAAACTACTACAATAATGGGTCCTCCAAGCGGTAAGACTTATATGGGATGGTGGGGTCACATGGGTGGTCCAAAGCAAAAGGGTATAACCTCATATGCTGTGTCTCCATATGCTCAGAAACCATTACAAGGTATTTTCCATAATGCCGTATTCAATAGCTTTAGAAGATTTAAGTCTCAATTTCTGTACGTCTTAATACCTGCAGGAATTTACTGGTACTGGTGGAAGAACGGTAATGAGTATAATGAATTTCTGTACAGTAAAGCTGGTAGGGAAGAACTAGAAAGAGTTAATGTTTAATATTGATTCTACGCCTCTACATTCCATCGATCTTTTGatcttttaaaaacttacatatatattctgTTTATAAaacaagagaaaagaaCCCCATATATTTATTCAGTCAatctatttatttatttagaGTATCAGTGATAATAAATACTTATGCATTTTTCGTTTTGTATATCCTTATTTACTAACCTTTGCATGCAAGGGTCTATAAACTACACAGCATTTCGTTTTCCTCATCCAAGAGCTCTGTAGTAATTGTTCAATGGTGATTCTTTTTGTGGGGTCGACCTGGAATGTTCTGTACAGTGCGATTTTTCTCAACCTATTTAGTTCGCTGCTGACGTGCCTTAATTCCTCAAATAAGTAAAACTGCCCATCATCTTTAATTTCACTGAGAAAAGATTTAAAAAGAGAGTCCTTTTCAGGAATGGCGATTTTCCAAAGATACTGACCCATAACCATTGTACAGTAAACAATGCCACAACTCCAACAGTCCACCAGACGTGGATCGTATTCCGCATCTCTTATGAATTCTTCAGGTGCTACATATGGCTCTGAACCCATGGCTCCACTTTGGAAGTGAACA encodes:
- the ASG7 gene encoding Asg7p (Protein that regulates signaling from G protein beta subunit Ste4p~similar to YJL170C); amino-acid sequence: MTTLVPSSKNKTRQLVAPFENDENPWMKKYHCQCKSCKMSVPVQPWLPRFFVFGVLCPIFWLVNLLSWWFLQFWQPHELEFQDLQEDEYPGFYEYEVITKKSVIPIKEEVLQEIRAMQDFSDSNSEEYYDSKNSMPSSFLNVNAEQVEDEEDTLKKYRYAFLKKVAHDVLESHDLLRKSFRDWNLRSLLGLLVDSILIIFVVLLCKKTR
- the CPS1 gene encoding Gly-Xaa carboxypeptidase (Vacuolar carboxypeptidase S~similar to YJL172W), whose product is MIALAEEKAPRKSLWQRHRAFLSGIVALIIIGTFLLTSGFHPAPPHEAKRPHHGKGPKHSPKCEKIEALSPSFKHSVDTILHDPAFRNGSIEKLSNAVRIPTVVQDKNPNPADDPDFYKHFYELHDYFEETFPNIHKHLKLEKVNELGLLYTWEGSDPDLKPLLLMAHQDVVPVNNETLSSWNFPPFSGHYDPETDFVWGRGSNDCKNLLIAEFEAIEQLLIDGFKPNRTVVMSLGFDEEASGTLGAASLASFLHERYGDDGIYSIIDEGEGIMEVDKDVFVATPINAEKGYVDFEVSILGHGGHSSVPPDHTTIGIASELITEFEANPFDYEFEFDNPIYGLLTCAAEHSKSLSNDVKKTILGAPFCPRRKDKLVEYISEQAHLRSLIRTTQAVDIINGGVKANALPETTRFLINHRINLHSSVAEVFERNIEYAKKIAEKYGYGLSKNGDDFIIPETDLGHIDITLLRELEPAPLSPSSGPVWDILAGTIQDVFENGVLQNNEEFYVTTGLFSGNTDTKYYWNLSKNIYRFVGSIIDIDLLKTLHSVNEHVDVPGHLSAIAFVYEYIVNVNEYA
- the ERG20 gene encoding bifunctional (2E,6E)-farnesyl diphosphate synthase/dimethylallyltranstransferase (Farnesyl pyrophosphate synthetase~similar to YJL167W), which codes for MASEKEIRRERFLNVFPKLVEELNASLLAYGMPKEACDWYAHSLNYNTPGGKLNRGLSVVDTYAILSNKTVEQLGQEEYEKVAILGWCIELLQAYFLVADDMMDKSITRRGQPCWYKVPEVGEIAINDAFMLEAAIYKLLKSHFRNEKYYIDITELFHEVTFQTELGQLMDLITAPEDKVDLSKFSLKRHSFIVTFKTAYYSFYLPVALAMYVAGVTDEKDLKQAKDVLIPLGEYFQIQDDYLDCFGTPEQIGKIGTDIQDNKCSWIINKALELASAEQRKILDENYGKKDSSAEAKCKKIFNDLKIDQLYHEYEESVAKDLKAKISQVDESRGFKADVLTAFLNKVYKRSK
- the SET2 gene encoding histone methyltransferase SET2 (Histone methyltransferase with a role in transcriptional elongation~similar to YJL168C), producing the protein MSKNQSVGASEDEKEIVNHNAEGHKPQKLFDQEPDLTQEALTKFENLDDCIYANKRIGTFKNNDFMECDCYEEFSDGVNHACDEDSDCINRLTLIECVNDLCSSCGNDCQNQRFQKKQYAPIAIFKTKHKGYGVRAEQDIEANQFIYEYKGEVIEEMEFRDRLIDYDQRHFKHFYFMMLQNGEFIDATIKGSLARFCNHSCSPNAYVNKWVVKGKLRMGIFAQRKILKGEEITFDYNVDRYGAQAQKCYCEEPNCIGFLGGKTQTDAASLLPQNIADALGVTVSMEKKWLKLKKLSGEPIIKNENENINIEFLHSLEIQPIDNPVDVTKIMSVLLQQDNKIIASKLLKRLFTIDDDSLRHQAIKLHGYTCFSKMLKLFITEQPQRDEKESDIEEDDKKLIKGILDFLLELPKTTRNGIELSQIDNVVKALPEKCPLLKPKCDELLEKWSKFETYKRITKKDMNVASSKMVDLRRVRLPPGWEIIHENGRPLYYNAEQKTKLHYPPTGSSKVFSSRSSTQINSPSSGGISKTSSALDTKKHKLSDEEYERKKQKRLEYERIALERAKQEELESLKQKLKLENERKSVLEDIIAEANKQKELQKEEAKKLVEAKEAKRLKRKTASQSQRLEHNWNKFFASFVPNLIRSNSQSKQFDHENIKQCAKDIVKILTTKELKKDSSRGPPDDLTKEKRHKVKEFIKSYMDKIILKKKQKKALALTSATTRMSSPPPSTSS
- the TOH1 gene encoding Toh1p (similar to YJL171C), giving the protein MLQSIVLSVCVFMLHTVAASGPQSYQKLDFTNVGFTGSYVNVNKFKDITNNDSCTCEVGDRVWFSGKNAPLADYLSVHFRGPLQLKQFAFYTSSGFTVNNSRSSSDWNRLAYYESSSKTADNVTFLNHGGEASPCLGNALSYASSNGTGSASEATVLADGTLISSDQEYIIYSNVSCPKSGYDKGCGVYRSGIPAYYGYGGTTKMFLFEFEMPTETEKNSSSIGYYDLPAIWLLNDHIARTSQYPTNANCSCWASGCGEYDIFEAMNGTEKNHLYSTFHTFQGIEDLGTGIQSYGYISRNTTGTMKGGVVFDSSGNVVSFISDATPFNGTVSADTVNELLAAVPESETYSSQLVSISATAPSTTSKSNGIALTKMQNGVWYYILAIFTAFTQVVLI
- the QCR8 gene encoding ubiquinol--cytochrome-c reductase subunit 8 (Subunit 8 of ubiquinol cytochrome-c reductase (Complex III)~similar to YJL166W); the encoded protein is MGPPSGKTYMGWWGHMGGPKQKGITSYAVSPYAQKPLQGIFHNAVFNSFRRFKSQFLYVLIPAGIYWYWWKNGNEYNEFLYSKAGREELERVNV